One window from the genome of Saimiri boliviensis isolate mSaiBol1 chromosome 2, mSaiBol1.pri, whole genome shotgun sequence encodes:
- the XRCC3 gene encoding DNA repair protein XRCC3 isoform X2 yields the protein MRPLFCLSCEVNHPGDQPTDRMDLDLLDLNPRIIAAIKKAKLKSVKEVLHFSGPDLKRLTNLSSPEVWHLLRTASLHLRGSSILTALHLCQQKERFPAQHQRLSLGCPVLDALLRGGLPLDGITELAGHSSAGKTQLALQLCLAVQFPRQHGGLEAGAVYICTEDAFPHKRLQQLMAHQPRLRTDVPGELLQKLRFGSQIFIEHAADVVTEAVEEQSTVHGPPGFWDERISPALGITWANQLLVRLLADRLREEEAALGQPVRTLRVLFAPHLPPSSCSYTVSTEGVRGTPGTQSH from the exons ATGCGTCCGTTGTTCTGTCTTTCCTGCGAAGTTAATCACCCTGGTGATCAGCCCACCGACAGAATGGACTTGGATCTGCTGGACCTGAATCCCAGAATTATTGCTGCAATTAAGAAAg CCAAACTGAAATCGGTAAAAGAGGTTTTGCACTTTTCTGGACCAGACTTGAAGAGACTGACGAACCTCTCCAGCCCCGAGGTCTGGCACTTGCTGAGAACAGCCTCCTTACACCTGCGGGGAAGCAGCATTCTTACAG CACTGCACCTATGCCAGCAGAAGGAGCGGTTCCCCGCACAGCACCAGCGCCTGAGCCTCGGCTGCCCGGTGCTGGATGCACTTCTCCGTGGTGGCCTGCCCCTGGATGGCATCACCGAGCTGGCTGGACACAGCTCTGCGGGAAAGACCCAGCTGGCGCTGCAGCTCTGCCTGGCCGTGCAGTTTCCACGGCAGCATGGAGGCCTAGAGGCTG GAGCCGTCTACATCTGCACAGAAGATGCCTTCCCACACAAGCGCCTGCAGCAGCTCATGGCCCACCAGCCACGGCTACGCACTGACGTTCCAGGAGAGCTGCTTCAGAAGCTCCGATTCGGCAGCCAGATCTTCATTGAGCACGCGGCCGACGTG GTGACAGAGGCCGTGGAGGAGCAGAGCACAGTGCACGGGCCGCCGGG GTTCTGGGACGAGCGCATTTCCCCGGCCCTTGGTATAACCTGGGCCAACCAGCTTCTGGTGAGACTGCTGGCTGACCGGCTCCGTGAGGAAGAGGCTGCCCTCGGCCAGCCGGTCCGGACCCTGCGGGTGCTCTTTGCCCCCCATCTGCCCCCCTCCTCTTGTTCCTACACAGTCAGTACAGAAGGGGTGCGAGGGACACCTGGGACCCAGTCCCACTGA
- the XRCC3 gene encoding DNA repair protein XRCC3 isoform X1: MRPLFCLSCEVNHPGDQPTDRMDLDLLDLNPRIIAAIKKAKLKSVKEVLHFSGPDLKRLTNLSSPEVWHLLRTASLHLRGSSILTALHLCQQKERFPAQHQRLSLGCPVLDALLRGGLPLDGITELAGHSSAGKTQLALQLCLAVQFPRQHGGLEAGAVYICTEDAFPHKRLQQLMAHQPRLRTDVPGELLQKLRFGSQIFIEHAADVDTLLECVNKKVPVLLSRGMARLVVIDSVAAPFRCEFDSQASIPRARCLQSLGATLRELSSAFQSPVLCINQVTEAVEEQSTVHGPPGFWDERISPALGITWANQLLVRLLADRLREEEAALGQPVRTLRVLFAPHLPPSSCSYTVSTEGVRGTPGTQSH; this comes from the exons ATGCGTCCGTTGTTCTGTCTTTCCTGCGAAGTTAATCACCCTGGTGATCAGCCCACCGACAGAATGGACTTGGATCTGCTGGACCTGAATCCCAGAATTATTGCTGCAATTAAGAAAg CCAAACTGAAATCGGTAAAAGAGGTTTTGCACTTTTCTGGACCAGACTTGAAGAGACTGACGAACCTCTCCAGCCCCGAGGTCTGGCACTTGCTGAGAACAGCCTCCTTACACCTGCGGGGAAGCAGCATTCTTACAG CACTGCACCTATGCCAGCAGAAGGAGCGGTTCCCCGCACAGCACCAGCGCCTGAGCCTCGGCTGCCCGGTGCTGGATGCACTTCTCCGTGGTGGCCTGCCCCTGGATGGCATCACCGAGCTGGCTGGACACAGCTCTGCGGGAAAGACCCAGCTGGCGCTGCAGCTCTGCCTGGCCGTGCAGTTTCCACGGCAGCATGGAGGCCTAGAGGCTG GAGCCGTCTACATCTGCACAGAAGATGCCTTCCCACACAAGCGCCTGCAGCAGCTCATGGCCCACCAGCCACGGCTACGCACTGACGTTCCAGGAGAGCTGCTTCAGAAGCTCCGATTCGGCAGCCAGATCTTCATTGAGCACGCGGCCGACGTG GACACCTTGCTGGAGTGTGTGAATAAGAAGGTCCCTGTTCTGCTGTCTCGGGGCATGGCTCGCCTGGTGGTCATCGACTCGGTGGCAGCCCCATTCCGCTGTGAGTTTGACAGCCAGGCCTCCATCCCCAGGGCCCGGTGTCTGCAGTCCCTGGGGGCCACGCTGCGTGAGCTGAGCAGTGCCTTCCAGAGCCCCGTGCTGTGCATCAACCAG GTGACAGAGGCCGTGGAGGAGCAGAGCACAGTGCACGGGCCGCCGGG GTTCTGGGACGAGCGCATTTCCCCGGCCCTTGGTATAACCTGGGCCAACCAGCTTCTGGTGAGACTGCTGGCTGACCGGCTCCGTGAGGAAGAGGCTGCCCTCGGCCAGCCGGTCCGGACCCTGCGGGTGCTCTTTGCCCCCCATCTGCCCCCCTCCTCTTGTTCCTACACAGTCAGTACAGAAGGGGTGCGAGGGACACCTGGGACCCAGTCCCACTGA